In Phlebotomus papatasi isolate M1 chromosome 1, Ppap_2.1, whole genome shotgun sequence, the following proteins share a genomic window:
- the LOC129799212 gene encoding acetylcholine receptor subunit beta-like 2 codes for MFGGRFVFCFVALLVLSENVCGHFDIEQIEANPDAKRLYDDILSNYNRLIRPVVNHTETLTVWLGLKLSQLIEVNLKNQVMTTNLWVKQKWFDYKLRWDPEEYGGVEMLYVPSEQIWLPDIVLYNNWDGNYEVTLMTKATLKYTGEVFWEPPAIYKSTCEMNVEFFPYDEQTCFMKFGSWTYNGAQVELKHLDQVQGSNLVLIGIDLSEFYLSVEWDILEVPASRNEEYYPCCTEPFSDITFKMTMRRKTLFYTVNLIIPIIALTFLTVLVFYLPSDSGEKVTLCISILVSLTVFFLLLAEIIPPTSLAIPLLGKYLLFTMILVSLSVWTTVCVLNIHFRSPSTHNMSPIMRRVFLQFMPKLMMMRRTHYSLPDYDDTTPSNGYTNEIDVRDSISDFPGEYKENTDGSCDNLGHHAHSSVESEQMFPRQITPELMQAMKSVRFIAQHIKDADKDNEIVEDWKFASMVLDRFFLWVFTLSCIGGTLGIIFQSPSLYDMRSPIDREIVKASSRPFTYATG; via the exons ATGTTTGGCGGGAGATTTGTGTTCTGTTTTGTTGCACTTCTGGTTCTCAGTGAAAATGTTTGTGGGCATTTTG ATATTGAACAAATAGAAGCCAATCCAGACGCTAAAAGGCTCTATGATGATATCCTGAGTAACTACAATCGTTTGATTCGTCCTGTGGTGAATCACACGGAGACTCTGACGGTTTGGCTAGGCCTGAAGCTGTCGCAGCTGATTGAGGTGAATCTGAAGAACCAGGTGATGACAACAAATCTCTGGGTGAAGCAGAAATGGTTTGACTACAAGCTTCGATGGGATCCCGAGGAGTACGGTGGAGTGGAAATGCTCTATGTTCCGAGTGAACAGATATGGCTACCGGATATTGTCCTCTATAATAATTGGGATGGGAATTATGAGGTGACTCTCATGACAAAGGCCACTCTAAAATACACTGGGGAAGTTTTCTGGGAACCTCCGGCCATCTACAAGTCTACTTGCGAGATGAACGTCGAGTTCTTCCCTTACGATGAGCAGACGTGCTTCATGAAGTTTGGGTCCTGGACCTACAATGGTGCCCAGGTTGAGCTGAAGCATTTGGATCAGGTGCAAGGGAGCAACCTTGTGCTGATTGGTATTGACTTGTCAGAGTTCTATCTCTCTGTAGAGTGGGATATCCTGGAAGTGCCAGCCAGTAGGAATGAGGAATACTATCCTTGCTGTACTGAACCTTTCTCTGATATTACCTTCAAGATGACCATGAGGCGCAAAACACTCTTCTATACTGTCAACCTGATTATCCCAATCATTGCTCTTACATTCCTCACTGTGCTGGTCTTTTACCTTCCCAGTGATTCTGGGGAGAAGGTTACCCTCTGCATCTCGATCCTCGTCTCGCTCACTGTCTTCTTCCTTCTTCTCGCTGAGATTATTCCTCCGACGAGTCTCGCAATCCCACTCCTCGGGAAGTACCTTCTCTTCACCATGATCCTTGTCTCACTATCCGTCTGGACAACTGTCTGCGTCCTCAACATCCATTTCAG ATCGCCTTCCACCCACAATATGTCTCCGATTATGCGACGTGTCTTCCTGCAATTTATGCCAAAGCTCATGATGATGCGCAGGACCCACTACAGCCTCCCGGACTACGATGATACTACTCCCAGCAACGGCTACACCAACGAAATCGACGTCAGGGACAGTATCAGCGATTTTCCAGGAGAGTATAAGGAAAACACTGATGGAAGCTGCGACAATCTCGGACATCATGCCCATTCCTCAG TGGAGTCTGAGCAGATGTTCCCTCGCCAAATTACTCCCGAATTGATGCAGGCAATGAAGAGTGTCCGTTTCATTGCTCAGCACATTAAGGATGCCGATAAAGACAACGAG ATTGTAGAAGATTGGAAATTTGCGTCTATGGTTCTCGACAGATTCTTCCTCTGGGTATTCACTCTTTCCTGCATTGGCGGGACATTGGGGATAATCTTCCAGAGTCCTTCGCTGTATGACATGCGTT